From one Chloroflexota bacterium genomic stretch:
- a CDS encoding YeeE/YedE family protein, whose amino-acid sequence MNKLVEYFRKEEWSPYVAGALLGVVGVLTVALSNSLLGASGAFENIAGMIGKAVAPDLFNNMYFNFVMPPGITWGVILLVGVFFGGMLGAWSSGTLKWGKKDSTNSDAQWKRIFGPQTWKRWALAFVGAIILEYGAGIAGGCTSGLAISGGMLLAPAAYIFIAGMFASGIITALIVYRGRY is encoded by the coding sequence ATGAACAAACTCGTTGAATATTTCCGCAAAGAAGAGTGGTCGCCCTACGTGGCGGGCGCACTGCTCGGCGTGGTCGGGGTGCTGACCGTGGCTTTGAGCAACAGCTTGCTGGGCGCGTCCGGGGCGTTTGAGAACATCGCCGGAATGATCGGCAAGGCGGTTGCCCCTGATCTCTTCAACAACATGTACTTCAACTTCGTCATGCCGCCCGGCATCACCTGGGGCGTGATCCTGCTCGTCGGCGTGTTCTTCGGCGGGATGCTTGGCGCTTGGTCGAGCGGCACGCTCAAGTGGGGCAAGAAGGACAGCACCAATTCCGACGCGCAATGGAAGCGCATCTTCGGGCCGCAAACGTGGAAGCGCTGGGCGCTGGCCTTCGTCGGCGCAATCATTTTGGAATACGGCGCGGGCATTGCCGGCGGTTGCACCAGCGGCCTGGCGATTTCCGGCGGCATGTTGCTGGCGCCTGCCGCCTACATCTTCATCGCCGGGATGTTCGCCTCCGGCATCATCACGGCGCTGATTGTTTATCGAGGGAGATATTGA